Proteins encoded in a region of the Oscillospiraceae bacterium MB24-C1 genome:
- a CDS encoding ATP-binding cassette domain-containing protein: protein MNKIELRNITKAYGANSPVIEKLDLNIKDGSFTVLLGPSGCGKSTVLRMIAGLEKETEGDTYIDGVNVKNMQPGERRIAMVFQNYALYPTMNVKENIEFGLKNIKIPKAERETRVNEIAKMVGLEEYLVRKPQHLSGGQRQRVALARAIVKKPSVFLMDEPLSNLDAKLRNQIRTDLIELYRKLNTTFVYVTHDQVEAMSMGTEIILLDKGEIKQKGSPSAIYEKPNNVFTARFIGSPPMNILEAKVYASMGHALPAGAQHVGFRPEKASLGVKNSPAENEIAFKGDILTREMLGDQILYKVETPCGVVNVKSFDTRPIDYGACTVYVQKDSLFFFDADEQRIDV from the coding sequence ATGAACAAAATTGAGTTGAGGAATATCACAAAAGCCTATGGGGCTAACTCTCCCGTCATCGAAAAATTGGATCTCAATATCAAAGATGGTAGTTTTACTGTTCTTTTGGGACCTTCGGGTTGCGGGAAATCCACTGTTTTGCGGATGATCGCTGGGCTCGAAAAGGAAACAGAGGGCGATACCTACATAGATGGCGTAAACGTAAAAAATATGCAACCGGGAGAACGACGTATCGCCATGGTGTTTCAAAATTATGCGCTATATCCTACTATGAACGTAAAGGAAAATATTGAATTTGGTCTCAAGAATATCAAAATTCCTAAAGCAGAACGCGAGACCCGTGTCAATGAGATTGCCAAGATGGTGGGGCTTGAAGAATACCTTGTACGCAAACCTCAGCATCTTTCAGGTGGCCAACGTCAAAGGGTGGCACTAGCAAGGGCAATTGTTAAAAAACCGTCGGTGTTTCTAATGGATGAACCCCTGTCGAATTTGGACGCCAAGCTGCGCAATCAGATTCGCACCGACCTCATTGAGCTTTACCGAAAGCTAAATACCACCTTTGTTTACGTGACTCACGATCAGGTGGAAGCCATGTCCATGGGGACAGAAATTATTCTTTTAGATAAGGGGGAAATTAAGCAAAAGGGAAGTCCGTCGGCGATATATGAAAAGCCCAACAATGTTTTTACGGCGCGTTTTATCGGATCTCCGCCTATGAATATACTGGAAGCAAAGGTTTATGCCTCAATGGGACATGCTCTCCCAGCAGGTGCACAGCATGTTGGTTTTCGTCCTGAAAAAGCATCACTCGGCGTTAAAAACTCACCGGCCGAAAACGAGATAGCATTTAAAGGTGATATCCTCACTAGAGAAATGCTCGGTGACCAGATTCTCTATAAGGTAGAAACCCCCTGTGGTGTTGTTAATGTCAAAAGCTTTGATACCCGCCCGATAGATTACGGTGCATGTACGGTTTATGTCCAAAAAGATAGTCTGTTCTTTTTCGATGCCGATGAACAACGAATTGATGTTTAA